In the genome of Desulfuromonas sp. DDH964, one region contains:
- a CDS encoding 7-carboxy-7-deazaguanine synthase QueE, which yields MPAPATASTDGQLLELFSSIQGEGLLVGCRQIFLRLAGCNLDCAYCDTPFAATANCRVEESPGGGQFISLPNPVALDTLIRIIHSWCRQPSGVHHSISLTGGEPLAQAALLADWLPVLRKLLPTYLETNGTLPQALEPLLPHLDWIAMDIKLASLSGVATPWATHREFLRLAATRDCFVKAVVGEETPLAEVTEAAQLVAGVAPQCELILQPVTREGKPMLTPRQLLDLQGAAARHHPRVRIIPQTHRFIGLL from the coding sequence ATGCCTGCGCCAGCTACAGCCTCGACTGACGGCCAGCTCCTGGAACTCTTCAGTTCCATCCAGGGGGAAGGGCTGCTGGTTGGCTGCCGCCAGATTTTCCTGCGCCTGGCCGGCTGCAACCTCGACTGCGCCTATTGCGACACCCCCTTCGCCGCGACCGCCAACTGCCGGGTCGAAGAGAGTCCCGGGGGCGGGCAATTTATCAGCCTCCCCAACCCGGTTGCCCTTGACACCCTGATTAGAATTATCCACAGCTGGTGCCGGCAACCGTCCGGAGTTCACCACTCCATCAGCCTGACCGGCGGCGAACCGCTGGCCCAGGCAGCGCTTCTCGCCGACTGGTTACCGGTCCTGCGCAAACTGTTGCCGACCTACCTCGAGACCAATGGCACCCTGCCGCAGGCGCTGGAACCGCTGCTGCCGCACCTCGACTGGATCGCCATGGATATCAAGCTCGCTTCCCTCAGCGGCGTGGCGACGCCCTGGGCGACCCATCGGGAGTTTCTGCGCCTGGCGGCGACCCGCGACTGTTTCGTCAAAGCCGTGGTCGGGGAAGAGACTCCGCTGGCGGAGGTGACGGAAGCGGCCCAACTGGTTGCCGGGGTCGCTCCCCAATGCGAACTGATCCTGCAACCGGTGACCCGGGAGGGGAAGCCGATGCTCACCCCCCGGCAGCTCCTCGACCTGCAGGGCGCCGCCGCCCGTCATCATCCCCGGGTGCGCATCATCCCGCAGACGCATCGTTTTATCGGTCTGCTCTAG
- a CDS encoding DUF1858 domain-containing protein, which produces MITREMTIEEIVQRYPETIPVFKRFGLDCMDCQIAAFEAVEHGAGVHHVDIDDLLARLNAVIRNRAEG; this is translated from the coding sequence ATGATCACCCGCGAGATGACGATTGAGGAAATCGTGCAGCGCTACCCCGAAACGATCCCCGTCTTCAAACGCTTCGGTCTCGACTGCATGGACTGCCAGATCGCCGCCTTCGAGGCGGTGGAGCATGGGGCCGGCGTACACCATGTCGATATCGATGACCTCCTTGCCCGCCTGAATGCGGTGATCCGCAACCGAGCTGAGGGCTAG
- a CDS encoding creatininase family protein encodes MLITDLTMDEFTAGLAKTRTVLIPFGSTEEHGPHLPLDTDTIQAYGVARRLAERRPIFIAPPIHYGVCRSTGRHPGTLSISTATLRALVLDIAASLYAQGLRNIILLTGHAGVTHCATLTDAGEELLARYPEVRVAVLNEYQLAAETGRHLIETRNDAHAGEIETSRILHSHPQLVKGSAAEDYPNFPKGILVRDKQRFWRSGVWGNPGKATADKGKRLEEVVVAALEELVAELEAGVEP; translated from the coding sequence ATGCTTATCACCGACCTGACCATGGATGAATTCACAGCCGGTCTCGCCAAAACCCGTACCGTCCTCATCCCCTTCGGTTCTACCGAGGAGCACGGCCCGCATCTCCCTCTCGACACCGACACCATTCAGGCCTACGGTGTCGCCCGGCGCCTCGCCGAGCGTCGCCCGATCTTCATTGCCCCGCCAATCCACTACGGTGTCTGCCGCTCCACCGGCAGGCACCCGGGGACCCTGAGCATCTCGACCGCTACCCTGCGTGCGCTGGTTCTCGACATCGCAGCGTCGCTCTATGCCCAGGGGCTGCGCAACATCATCCTGCTGACCGGACATGCCGGCGTGACCCATTGCGCCACCCTCACCGATGCCGGCGAGGAGCTTCTTGCTCGCTATCCGGAGGTGCGGGTGGCGGTCCTCAACGAGTATCAGCTGGCGGCGGAAACGGGGCGTCATCTTATCGAAACCCGCAACGACGCTCATGCCGGCGAAATTGAGACCTCGCGCATTCTTCACTCCCACCCCCAGCTGGTCAAAGGGAGCGCCGCGGAGGATTATCCGAACTTTCCGAAGGGAATTCTGGTGCGGGACAAGCAGCGCTTCTGGAGAAGCGGAGTCTGGGGGAACCCGGGGAAGGCGACGGCGGACAAGGGAAAGCGTCTCGAAGAGGTGGTGGTCGCGGCCCTGGAGGAGCTGGTTGCCGAGTTGGAAGCAGGAGTGGAACCCTAG
- the queD gene encoding 6-carboxytetrahydropterin synthase QueD → MYRLTIHTHFAAAHNLINYQGDCENLHGHNWKVEVTVAAKELDKAGLGIDFKILKRETNRTLDLLDHKYLNEIEYFRETSPSSENIAYFLFGELGKALNSGNVTVEKVNVWESEYACASYSLD, encoded by the coding sequence ATGTACCGACTGACGATCCATACCCACTTCGCCGCCGCCCACAACCTCATCAACTACCAGGGGGACTGTGAAAACCTGCACGGTCACAACTGGAAGGTCGAGGTCACGGTGGCGGCAAAAGAACTCGACAAGGCCGGCCTTGGCATCGACTTCAAGATTCTCAAGCGCGAGACCAACCGGACCCTCGACCTCCTCGACCATAAATATCTAAACGAAATCGAATATTTTCGGGAGACCAGCCCCTCTTCGGAGAACATCGCCTATTTTCTCTTCGGGGAACTCGGCAAAGCCCTGAATAGCGGCAACGTCACCGTTGAGAAGGTCAATGTCTGGGAGTCGGAATATGCCTGCGCCAGCTACAGCCTCGACTGA
- the coaD gene encoding pantetheine-phosphate adenylyltransferase — MNRHIAVYPGSFDPITFGHLDIIQRGLEVFDELIIAVARNSEKKALFSTAERLEMIRAVVGDNPRLRVDSFEGLLVDYVMAKQARVILRGLRAVSDFEYEFQIAQMNHSVQQEVETLFMMTSVPYGYLSSSIVKEVASLQGPVDTFVPAAVKAALEKKFGPAASEEKRSRE, encoded by the coding sequence ATGAATCGCCATATTGCCGTTTACCCGGGTTCCTTCGACCCGATCACTTTCGGCCACCTCGATATCATTCAGCGCGGGCTCGAAGTCTTTGACGAGCTGATCATCGCGGTCGCCCGCAACTCCGAAAAGAAGGCGCTCTTCAGCACCGCCGAACGACTGGAGATGATTCGCGCGGTGGTCGGTGACAATCCGCGTCTGCGGGTCGATTCCTTTGAGGGGTTGCTGGTCGATTACGTGATGGCAAAGCAGGCGCGCGTCATCCTGCGCGGTTTGCGTGCGGTATCCGATTTCGAGTACGAGTTCCAGATCGCGCAGATGAACCACAGCGTGCAGCAGGAGGTGGAAACCCTCTTCATGATGACCTCGGTCCCCTACGGCTATCTGAGCTCCTCCATCGTCAAGGAGGTCGCCTCCCTGCAGGGGCCCGTCGATACCTTTGTCCCCGCCGCCGTCAAGGCCGCCCTGGAAAAGAAATTCGGGCCGGCCGCATCCGAGGAGAAGAGGAGCCGCGAATGA
- the rsmD gene encoding 16S rRNA (guanine(966)-N(2))-methyltransferase RsmD produces MRIIAGSARGRQLEAFTGREIRPTPDRVREALFSSLFSRLGGFGGLRVLDLFAGSGALALEALSRGAGYALLVDRGEQAARLQRGNIERCGFADRAEQLSGEVLSLLPRLVPRGPFDLVFLDPPYGQGLVPRVLEHLATPGMLANGALVCAETARKDPLADVVGPLEKIGSRNYGITALHTFAYIDKQGIQP; encoded by the coding sequence GTGCGAATCATTGCCGGAAGCGCCAGGGGCCGTCAACTGGAGGCCTTCACGGGAAGGGAAATTCGCCCCACGCCGGACCGGGTGCGCGAAGCCCTCTTCAGTTCCCTCTTCAGTCGTCTCGGTGGCTTTGGCGGTCTGCGGGTCCTTGACCTGTTCGCCGGAAGCGGCGCCCTCGCCCTGGAAGCACTCAGCCGCGGCGCCGGCTATGCCTTGCTGGTCGATCGCGGCGAGCAGGCGGCCCGGCTGCAACGGGGCAACATCGAGCGTTGCGGTTTTGCCGATCGGGCCGAACAACTCAGCGGCGAGGTCCTCTCCCTGCTCCCCCGGCTGGTTCCCCGCGGCCCATTCGACCTGGTCTTTCTCGACCCCCCCTACGGTCAGGGGTTGGTGCCCCGGGTGTTGGAGCACCTCGCCACTCCCGGTATGCTGGCAAACGGGGCCCTGGTCTGCGCCGAAACCGCCCGTAAGGACCCCCTCGCCGATGTCGTCGGTCCACTGGAGAAAATCGGCAGCCGCAATTACGGCATCACCGCACTCCACACCTTTGCCTACATCGACAAACAGGGGATCCAGCCATGA
- a CDS encoding IS630 family transposase: MPRKSPIPLCSEKDRQTLREWASSRSMEARLVERARIICKLLDGESVSKVAMDLNVRPNTVIEWRNRFSAAGIAGLYDRPRSGKPPKYDQAFQTRVLKALELPPPPGQACWDGPALAKQFGASDDAIWRVLRKHNISLARQRSWCVSTDPEFAPKAADIIGLYLAPPEKALVISVDEKPSIQALERAKGYVCTSSGKVVQGLKSTYKRHGTLNLFAALNVATGAVHTQTTEFKRRVDFLAFMDQVLSELPDSDQREIHVILDNYCIHKRNDEWLAQHPNVMFHFTPTSASWLNQVEIWFGILSRKALKNASFQSIDQLRAAIEAFIEAYQPNAKPFVWRKREVKGSQLRNTIANFCN; this comes from the coding sequence ATGCCGAGAAAATCTCCAATACCCCTGTGCAGCGAAAAGGACCGCCAGACACTCAGGGAATGGGCAAGCAGTCGAAGCATGGAGGCGCGCCTTGTTGAACGTGCCCGGATTATCTGCAAACTCCTTGACGGAGAATCCGTCAGCAAGGTCGCCATGGATCTTAACGTGCGCCCGAACACGGTTATTGAATGGCGGAACCGTTTCTCCGCTGCGGGTATTGCCGGGCTATATGATCGCCCGCGCTCTGGCAAACCGCCGAAATATGACCAGGCGTTTCAAACGCGAGTTCTGAAAGCGTTGGAACTTCCGCCACCGCCCGGCCAGGCATGTTGGGACGGCCCGGCGCTTGCCAAGCAGTTTGGCGCTTCGGATGATGCCATTTGGCGAGTGCTGCGCAAGCACAATATCAGCCTTGCCCGACAACGAAGTTGGTGCGTAAGCACTGATCCAGAGTTCGCACCAAAGGCGGCTGACATTATCGGGCTCTACCTGGCGCCCCCCGAAAAAGCCTTGGTGATCTCAGTCGATGAGAAACCGAGCATCCAGGCGCTTGAGCGCGCCAAAGGGTATGTCTGTACCAGTAGCGGCAAAGTCGTCCAGGGCCTAAAGAGCACCTACAAACGGCATGGAACCCTGAACCTTTTTGCGGCGCTCAACGTAGCGACAGGCGCCGTGCATACGCAGACAACCGAGTTCAAGAGAAGGGTTGATTTCCTAGCCTTCATGGATCAGGTCCTCTCAGAACTTCCGGACAGCGACCAGCGAGAAATTCACGTGATCCTGGACAATTATTGCATTCATAAACGCAACGACGAATGGCTTGCGCAGCACCCAAACGTCATGTTTCACTTTACACCGACTTCTGCAAGTTGGCTCAATCAAGTCGAGATATGGTTCGGCATTCTTTCACGTAAGGCACTGAAGAACGCCAGTTTTCAAAGCATTGACCAGTTGCGTGCGGCCATCGAGGCCTTTATAGAAGCCTATCAGCCCAACGCCAAGCCTTTTGTATGGCGTAAGCGAGAGGTCAAGGGGTCGCAACTGAGAAACACTATCGCTAACTTTTGCAACTAG